In the genome of Daucus carota subsp. sativus chromosome 9, DH1 v3.0, whole genome shotgun sequence, the window TTAAGTTGCATAGTTTAGGGCTTTTTACCCTCAACTCGCAACCACTAAGTTTCCCTAAACTATGCAACTTAACTCGATGATTAAAATTTAAGATACTCGGAAAGCTTTAAAGATGCATTTAGTTTTAGTTTCAGCAGGCATTCATTGCAAGTATCTTAAATTAATCTATAATTGCAAGTATCAATCTATATTTGTCAAATGGATAAAGACTTCTTTTGGTTATAATAGTCATACCAAGGAATGATTTATTTATGCTGAAATTTGAGCAATGTGTTCTTAATAAGTGGCGTTTGCTCGCATATGGATGTATATTAGGTTAGTAAGATCTAAGAACTACTTATCATACCGAGGCTCTGTTTTTTATCTTCATAGTGGTTGCTTGTTCAGGGATGAATATATTGATGAAAGAAACTTACATGGAGTAGATGTGTGTTGTGTATCATAAAATTGAATGCTAGAGAAAAGTAGGAGTGTGGTAGAAGAATACAGGTCTACCTAGAACAACAGGTTCCGAATCTTCACATAACAGAATGAATGTACTATATTGTGGTTATTGTGTCTTATATCTTCTGTGTTGTGTCTAGTATTATTTCAAAGAATACGTTAACAGGGTTGACCTTTTGTCTATATGTGCACTTCCTCATTATTTTGTACCAAAGAATGCCCTGTTTTTGTTAGCCGGGAATCAGTAAATAGCTACTCCTTTTTTGGTTTCAGATCCGAAGTTTGGTGATGTTAAGATCTCGGTTTCAGTCTCTACCTGGAGCATTTAACAACTGCTTAATTCCAGTGGAGAATAAAGAAAGACCTAAGAAAGGACTGAAGTCCACATTATCTCACAAATTTCCAGAGTTTCAGGTACTCCTACTATGTATTTTGGTATCATAAATTTTGCTGATTCCTTTAAGTCGATTACAATGGGTCCTGGTAACTAGTTTCTTCTATTTTAGATCCCTTCTAATAAAGATAAGGAGGCAGCTCGATTTGCTCAATTGTGGAACCAGATAATTACTACTTTTAGGGACGAGGATTTGATAAGTAATAGGTATCTGTGGAGTTTGATGAAGTAGTGTAAGTAATACATATTTTTGATGGTATATTTTAGTATCTGTGTTTGTCCACTGCACAGTGAAAAGAGCCTTCTACTCATGCCTTATTGGTCAAACCGTGATTTAGATCTCATCCAGTGGCCTCCTTTTCTACTTGCTAGCAAGGTTTATTACCACTTAACTTTGTTTTCATAGATAACACTTGCTATTTGTAACtgaattcatatttattatgtGCACTCTGTAGCTTCCCATAGCTTTGGACATGGCAAAATATAGTCGCGGAAGACACAATGATCTAATAAAGAGGTTGGAAACGGACAATTACATGCGGTATGCTGTCATTGAGTGCTATGCATcatgtaaaaatattatcaactTTTTGGTTTTGGGGGAGCGCGAAAAATTGTAAGTGATTACTACCATACAACATAATTCAGCAAGTTGCAGATCAAGGGCACTGTTTTATTAATGTCGATGTTGACCTGGACATATCCAGAGTTCTAGAGGAGATTTTTTCCAAAGTTGATCATCATATACATAATGCTGATGTGATAAGTGGGTTGAATATCAGTTCTCTCCCTAGTCTCTGTGATCAACTCATTCGACTCATAGAGTATTTGGTAAATACCTAATGAATTTTACTTGCAATTTCTGTGAGTTACAAATATGTATAATGTTAACTAAACTATTGTGTTCTACAGAAAGAAAACAATAAAGATGACAAGGATAACGTCGTCATTGTGTTACAGAACATGCTCGAGGTTGTGACAAGAGACATCATAACGGAGGACCTAATTCATAGGTATATAATGTGAAATCAGTTTCCTTGCTTAGTTAAATTGGTGTTGCTTAatattttcatgatttatagtTTGGTAGAATCAAGCCATGGTGGATCATATCCTGTGGATGAGGATGAAGGAATGAAACCTCTAAGTGCACAAAGCCAGTTTTTTGGTAAGCTTAATTTTCCGGTTACTGAGGAAACGGAAGCTTGGATGGAGAAAGTAAGAGCCTGCGTCAATTAATCTTTGTTTATTGTTTTCCTATCCCATATCAgattttatatctattttaatttcTGAATCGTACAAGAATTTGTATATATAGAAGAGAGGTGATACGTAATAGATGAATTTGTGAAAAAAAGATCACATGTAGCCACCCATTTCAGAGGAATTAACATAAGATGCTCTTTTTCACAAAATTTGCAAGGTGATCAAGATTATTATTCCATCTCCAAGCAACAGCGATTTTAAGTGCTTCTCTAGAAGTAGGCTCACTCTATATGCTATGAAAATGATAAGTGTTGTATGTTCTTGTTTAGTTTTATATACTATTATCACGTTTCGTTAACCGAAAAATAAAGGGTTGATTCCTAAATACGTAACAACTCTTACAGCTtgtcaataatatataattagagattatttgGAAACTCAGCATTTCAACATGTTTTTAATCTTGCTAAGAATTGGGAACACTGATTTCTAACCGTGTTGTGAAATTTTGAGTGTTTCAAAATATGTCCTGGCCTGGTTATGTTTTGCAAAAATTGTGGGGAAGGTTTATGGCTTTTTACATGGGGAAGGTTTATGCCCTAAAGATGGGTGCCCGTGAACCACTCTTCGACCCAAAAAAGGACTTTCGAATGAGGAGGATTAATGTTCTTTATATTTACACCCTTATGATTGGTTTCTGAATAACAGTTGTTGTAGGGTTACTCTAATGAAATCCCCAAATCAGAATAAATCTACTTTTTAAACAAGGTTTACTTTGACGTATCCCATGCATGTCATATGCAGATTAGGAGGCTCCACCTATTACTTACTGTGAAGGAATCAGCTatggatgtcccatccaatttaGAAGCTAGAAGGCGCATGTCTTTCTTCTCAAATTCGTTGTTTATGGACATGCCTACTGCACCCAAAGTTCGCAATATGCTTTCCTTCTGGTAAATTTTCCCACCACATATAATAACCATGAAATCCACCCATTTTCTCCTCCAATGACATGCTATCTACAACTGATGCTTTTATGAATTAGTTTTACGGAATGCTGTTCCTTCTTAACCTAATTAGCTTTGGCAGATCATAATACTTTTCATAGGTAAGCTTGATGCAGAAATTCAGAAGTTCTATTCCACACTAGTTATTAGAGGTTTTCTCATAAAATGTATTATTTGATCAGGATTTTGGCTAGAGGTGTAGAAAGATATAAATTGCTTGAGCAGTGAAGAAGGACAGTTATATAGAAGTATCATGTacttgttgaataatataagatCCTGTTGGGCCTTTCTCTAACACCTTAAAATTTTAGTGGGCTAGTTACTTAACAGTACAACTTTCCACTTTTTGCATCGGGAATGTGgttatttgaaaatttaggtGGGGGTCGGCTGTACTggctaagagcaagtccaatggtggtgCTATATCTGTATCACCCAAGCAAAAACCTCACTCCAATGGGGTGCTAAACATGGATACATAATAATAGCAAAATGCTATCCTTGGtgctaaatatagaaccaagtatagatgtTGGCATGTtgctataattgccacataaGCATGCAAGTTGGAAAATCAACATTTAAAGTAATGTTGACAAATAAAATAGTGCATTTAAAGTTTGGGTGAGTGAAATATAGCTATATTTAGATAACTTAGTGTTATTTAAAACTACTATTGGAGTATAAGCTCTATTTTAAcatcaaaaatcactttttgatttcataatatagcaatagctatatgtattttagcaccaccattggacttgctctacaTACACCAATCTAAAGACCTTTCAAACTGCCCTAAGACATCCATTGAATAATGCTAGGAGAAGTAGTTGCCCTTCTGAAAAGTTCACCAACACTGGTTGACCTTTCAACTGCCACATATAGACATGTATTCCTCCTTGAGGTTCATATAACTCAGTAATGTACTTTTACTGCTTGAAACTTCACTTGTGCCCTGGAATGAGAGGGTGATATCATGTTATGGACGACTCTTGCTCCTCACATTGCTTATGCATGAGCAACTGTTCTGCTTTGGACTGGGGCACCTGGCAGCATTTGCTTAAACTGGTGTCCAGAACAATTATCATGGGACTTTGCTACCTTTGCCTTGCGTAAATATATATCTTCCCTTTGTTTGAGGAATTACGTCGTTAATCCCTTAATTTTTGGCTCACGGTACTTGAAAAATTGTGTAGTGTTTACTGCTGACAATTTGGATATTTCTTTAGTGTTAGTATAACAACGTACCCGAATGGCAATTTTGTTTACAGTCTAACACATGCATGGCTTACCCCTTGTATCGAGGAGGCTAAATAAAAGCCATCTCTTTGGATTCATAGACCAGTTGTGTTGTGTTAAGCGGATGAAGTACTAACAGGATCTGTTTTGAGTTTCTAGAAAAGCATGATGTGCAGGCATTTATTTGCTGGAATTAGAATGTAAAACTATAGTTACGAGTTAATTTTATGAAGTTGTTGGATTATGAACAGTTTGTATGCCCTTTCTGGCATCAATTTATGCGTGGTTTTGTTTCATGTCAATGGCATGCTTAAAGATTCATTAAACATAGAAAACTTATTGGCAGCTACATAGCTAAGATTAGGCAGCTTTCTAAATTCCAAATCATAGTATATGATAACAATCCTAGCAGTTCAAGCTCAACATGTTATTCTGGGGGGACAAGGAAACTGCTGGATGTTTGGTTGTAAAGATGCTATTATCCTTTTGTACTTGAGAAATTAAAGTTCATATTTCTCTTTTAATGACAAGACGTTTGGAATATTTTCAATAAACAATAGTTTACACAACTCCTATAAATTGTTGCCTGAAATACATCTGATATAAAGTAGTGGCCTGTTTGCgaacttgaatttcatttgaaattctggatttgatcaaatgacatgtttagATACACACGAAAAAGTTGgacttgaatttcatttgaaatccaggacattcaaatactagtataaagcTGAGAATTGAAATGATAcctcaaatcatgtcatttgaaatccaaaacttgaaatgaaatacatgttcCCAAGTGCAATCTAAGTTTATTCTGTATACACTATAGCAGTTAAGGTCATCACACCCTTACCAGACCCTATTTCAAGTGGGATGTATGGGGGTATGTTTTGTTTGTTGGTAATAGTAACAatttttcattcattttatatCTTAGTGCCCTGACTCCATATTATGTTGAGGATGTTCTTTTCTCCATCAAAAGTCTAGAGAAACCAAATGAAGATGGTGTTTCTATCCTCTTCTACTTGCAAAAGATATATCCAGGTCAGTGTGTAATTGTGTGTATCAAGTACTGTGCATCTTAATTTGTTGTGTACTCTTGCAAATCCTTATATTATACACATTAAGATGACAAGAacttatatttatgtatatttgaACGACATTAGCACATTTTATTCTGCAACCCAAAGAAATGGTTATGGAACCcatttattaaaatagatttgGGGAATCATATTGGTTTCAACCCCTTCTTACTTGTATGGAATGAACCTATGTTATACAGATGAGTGGACCAACTTTCTTGAACGCGTCGAACgaaaaaatgaagaagaacttaaaGAAAGTTTAGAGATGGAAGATCAACTTCGCCTATGGGCATCATATAGAGGCCAAACACTGACAAAAACTGGTACATGAGTCCTTGTACTGTTGGTGATTTTAATTATGTTGGTGTTATAATTTAGTTTGTATAAGTTTTTGATTTAcacattttgatttttatgtatTGTGCGATTTAGTTCGAGGCATGATGTACTATCGGCAAGCTTTAGAACTTCAGGCTTTCCTGGATATGGCCAAGGATGATGGTACTTGCTGAAGGCTTACTTACAACTTAAGTATCTTTTATATGTCAATGGAAGCGTTATTTTTTCATGGTTATTGATCTACTTGCAGAGTTAATGAAAGGTTATAAAGCCGCGGAATCTAATACTGAGGAAGATTTAAGAAATGAAAGGTCATTATTGGCCCAATGTCAAGCTGTGGCAGATATGAAGTTCACTTATGTTGTATCATGCCAGCAGTATGGCATTCATAAAAGGTCTCGTGATCCACGTGCACAAGACATTCTGAGGCTCATGACAACGTACTCTATCTCGTACTAGTCCGATTATTCTAGTTTATAGCTAGCCATGTtgctaaattaaatttattttttttgcagcTATCCTTCACTTCGTGTTGCTTATGTTGATGAGGTTGAAGAGACAAACAAGGGTCAAACGAAGAATAAGCTTAAAAAAGTCTATTATTCAGTGCTTGTGAAGGCTGTACCAAAGTCGCTTGATTCTGCAGAGCCAGTTCAAAACTTAGATGAGGTAgtatatttaaatcattttggTTCTATCAGTTAAAAGCCAATAAGTGTTTACTAACGTAATATGTTAGATTTGAAAACTACTATTGAACACATAATGTTTTCTCCTTAATATTGTTCTGCGTTATAAAATGTTAACTATCAATTCGGGAGAAAGAATAATGTATCATACTCTGGCTTCTCAGAAAATGAACTCCATGAACTTTTTTGTTGTTTGTAATGGTAATGGTACACTTAAAAATTTTAGTATCAAACTTTAGAAAGACGGAGAGATATAAGACAATCCTAACTTAGAAATAAGGTAAAAAAAGATGACTAAATCAATCAAGGACTTTTATGTGCATCCATTAATTTTCACATTCCAAAATCTCTGCTGTTTTATTTTGACCAAATGGTTACTCTTTTTTGTTTGAACTTGCTTTCTTCAGGTTATATATCGGATAAAACTTCCAGGGCCTGCTATTCTGGGTGAAGGAAAGCCAGAAAATCAAAACCATGCATTGATATTTACTCGGGGAGAAGGTTTACAAACTATTGATATGAATCAGGTACATCCTGCTTAccatcaaaaaaatttctttcaatTAGCTCACTTATTTTCAGTGACTTCAAATATGTAGGATAACTATATGGAAGAAGCCTTTAAGATGAGGAACTTACTTGAAGAATTTCTCCCTCGGAAGAACTTCCAGAATGACTGGAACAAGGACTCGGAAAAACGTGGTTTTAAGAATCCAACGATACTGGgattcagggagcatatatttACTGGAAGGTGCTTATATTGACGTTATATATGTCTATTGTAGTTGAGCTTCTATGTTTCTTTGGATTCCCAAACAATTTCAAACTTTTATCTGTGGACAGATGCTTAAGTAAATGGTTTGTCCGTTAGTTTAGTTATTTGACCATTTAAACTTGCATTGGTTTATTTTTGCAGTGTTTCCTCCCTGGCATGGTTCATGTCCAATCAGGAGACTAGTTTTGTAACAATTGGACAGAGGCTTTTGGCTAGCCCTTTAAAGTGAGTTTCGATAAGATGGTgcaagtttattatatataaaatttcatattgTGTTTACATAGTTTTAAGCTGTTCCAATCTCAAATAGAGTCTTTGGTGGTAAATCAGAATGTTAGCTAGAATCACGAGTAAGCCACAGGTGAGAGAACTGCTCCTTGCTAGAAGAAATCTAGAATTGGATTCTCACCACCCTATGGCATCACTTTtccaaaaaataagaaaaggagAATAGTATAACCTTGTAATCGTAGGTTAAGAGCCTGTTAGAACACCAGATTGTTGGTCTGTGATCTCTGTATGTGTCAACTACTTTGTATTCAGTTGGAACATTTATAGATGTTGAGACTTAGTTTTGTAATGTTTTTCTCTCTTAGAGATTTGGCTTTGTATGATAGTAAGAGTCAACTACTTGTGATCATTTTGTTCATAAAAGTTACATGCACTATAGATTAATGACTTTTTACTGTCTTTCTCATTCAGAGTCCGGTTCCATTATGGCCATCCTGATGTGTTTGATAGACTGTTTCACCTGACCAGAGGGGGTATTAGTAAAGCTTCGACAATCATCAACCTAAGCGAGGACATATTTGCAGGCATTGTCAAAATGCTGAGAACTTTTGTGCCTAtaatctaatataaaatttacagACTAGCTTGCATGCACCTCATTCATAGTTTTCACTTTCAGGTTTCAATTCTACACTGCGTGGAGGGAACATTACTCATCACGAGTATATTCAGGTTGGTAAAGGGAGGGATGTGGGCCTTAATCAAATTTCCCAATTCGAAGCAAAGATAGCAAATGGAAATGGGGAGCAGACGATGAGTCGTGATATCTACAGGCTTGGACACCGATTTGACTTCTTCCGCATGCTTTCTTGCTATTTCACGACCATCGGGTTTTATTTCAGCAATTTGGTACTGAAAAGATAATACACATCACTTTGCTTTTAGTCTTTATAGTTTTTTCTCGTTTTCTAAATTACATTGGTGTATTTTGGCAGATTACTGTCCTTATAGTCTATGTATTCCTCTATGGCCGGCTTTATCTTGTTCTCAGTGGACTAGAGGAAGCAATGAGCAAGGAGCCAGCAATTCGAGACAATAAACCCCTACAAGTAGCTCTTGCTTCTCAGTCTTTTGTGCAGATTGGATATTTAATGGCATTACCTATGGTGATGGAAATAGGTCTCGAGCATGGATTTAGCAAGGCATTTACTGATTTCGTTCTTATGCAACTACAGCTGGCACCAATATTCTTTACGTTTTCTCTTGGAACAAAAACCCATTATTTTGGTAGAACCTTGCTTCATGGGGGAGCAGAATACAGAGGGACAGGTCGTGGCTTCGTCGTCTTCCATGCCAAGTTTGCTGAGAACTATAGGCTGTACTCTCGTAGTCACTTTGTCAAGGGAATTGAACTTATGGTTTTGCTTCTTGTTTATCATATATTCGGTCGAGCCTATGAAGGAGTTCTTgcatatttattaattactatATCTATATGGTTTATGGTGGGATCATGGCTTTTTGCTCCTTTCCTCTTCAATCCATCAGGGTTTGAGTGGCAAAAAATAGTTGAAGACTGGAGTGACTGGAAAAAGTGGATGCTCAACCGGGGAGGTATCGGCGTGTCACAGGAAAAAAGTTGGGAATCATGGTGGGAGAAGGAACAGAATCATCTCAAGTTTTCTGGGGCTCGTGGCATCATTGTGGAGATTTTGTTGTCATTGCGCTTCTTTATTTATCAGTATGGACTTGTATATCATCTGACCTTTGCGAAGCACTCCAAAAGTTTTCTGGTACTAGTATTCTtggtttttaaattaaatattaagtaTAGCTTATCTGATTCATCTGAACGGTTTCTGCAACTTCTCAACAAATTATTTCATTACTTGACAGGTTTACGGACTATCCTGGATAGTGATATTAGTAATATTGTTTGTGGTAAAGGTTAGTGCGGTTTTCAGTTTTCTAGTGTGTTTTTTTTCAACACTgatttttcatgtttaataaagtcCCCCGGAGATGGAAATTTTATCATAGATTAGACATTAACCAGCTTGAAACACTAGTATTAGAACATGGTTTCTTAAAGTATGTTAGATATTGGATAGCTGACCTAATTTAGAGCAAACCCAAGTCGAAAAACATCCTAAAATTACATGAGGCAAGTCATTAATGTTTGATATGTATGAATGTCAACGTCTTTTTtctttatcatatataatttctttGATCCACAACGGTTCTATACAGTTGAAAAACACAGTGTTCACATATGATTTATCCCATTGATGTTGATGTTCttcaaattgattctaattataTTCGTCTTAACTTTTTGTATGATTTATGTTTAATTCTTGTACGTAGGCTGTATCTGTTGGGCGGCGGAAATTTAGTGCCAATTTTCAGCTTGTGTTTCGAATGATTAATGGTGTGATCTTCATCATATCCGTTGCTGCATTGATTACTCTTGTAGTGTTAGTCGACATGCAATTTCGTGACATTGTGGTGTGCATTCTTGCATTGATGCCATCAGGATGGGGATTACTCCTGGTGAGTGCTTCCACGTGACAGTCCGTCTTTACTCACCTTAACTTCTTTTAATATATTGACAAGTGGAGCTTCGCTTGGTTTTATTTATGTTAGTCCCTTTTGCAACACAGTTCTCATAACTTGTTGCTTTTGCTATCTATTGTGACTTAGATTGCTCAAGCTCTGAAACCTCTTGTTGTAAAAGCCGGAATATGGGCATCAGTTCAGACACTTGCCCGTGGCTATGAAATGTTCATGGGTTTGCTTCTATTCACTCCTGTTGCGTTCCTAGCCTGGTTTCCATTTGTTTCAGAATTTCAAACGCGTATGCTTTTCAACCAAGCATTCAGTAGAGGCCTGCAAATTTCTCGTATTCTTGGGGGACCGGAAGATAAATCTTCTAGGAATAAGGAATGATTTTTTCTCCCAAAAACTCTGTTAGATAAGTTCACATTGTATGAGACACAAAAGATGCAAATCCTGTATTACAAGTATAAacaagaataatgtgtaaaaaaaCTCTTGCATAACAGTGTAGGTGTATAATTGCAAATGGCTTTGTACATATAGATTATAGCCTCTGTAATACATATCATATGCCAAGTATATTACTATTGCAGCTCGTTATATCAAATTTGCAGATGCAGCTAATTTTTTGAGTCCATTATTATGTACTTGATATATCCGGCTATCAAATTTATATCTGTAATTTGCTTAGTAAATTAGCAGAAGTTTCCAAAGTATGATGTGTTGTAGAAAGATTGAAAAACTTCACAATAAACCACAAG includes:
- the LOC108202401 gene encoding callose synthase 3 isoform X2 → MRYTEIQAAVQALRNTRGLPWSKGKKKKEDEDILDWLQAMFGFQKDNVSNQREHLILLLANVHIRQLPKPEQQPVLDDRALTEVMKKLFKNYKGWCKYLGRKSSLWLPNIQQDVQQRKLLYIGLYLLIWGEAANLRFMPECLCYIYHHMAFELYGMLAGNVSQMTGEHVKPAYGGDDEAFLRKVVTPIYNTIAEEARGSREEKSKHSRWRNYDDLNEYFWSVDCFKLSWPMRADADFFCQPIGHLSIQKNNAEREVHKDRWKAKINFVEIRSFWHIFRSFDRMWSFFILSLQAMIIMAWSESGQPTSIFEDDGFKKVLSLFITAAILKFAQAVLDIIMSWKALHSMSAHVKLRYILKAVFAAVWMIVLPVTYAYSWSNTTGLAQTIRSWFGNGQSSPSLFVMAVLLYLFPNMLSTLLFVFPFIRLRLEKSNNMIVSLIMWWSQTRLYVGRGMQESTLSLIKYTTFWVLLIVSKLAFSYYVEIKPLVGPTKAIMKVHVRNYQWHEFFPQAKNNIGVVISLWAPIILVYFMDTQIWYAIFSTILGGMYGAFRRLGEIRSLVMLRSRFQSLPGAFNNCLIPVENKERPKKGLKSTLSHKFPEFQIPSNKDKEAARFAQLWNQIITTFRDEDLISNSEKSLLLMPYWSNRDLDLIQWPPFLLASKLPIALDMAKYSRGRHNDLIKRLETDNYMRYAVIECYASCKNIINFLVLGEREKLVLEEIFSKVDHHIHNADVISGLNISSLPSLCDQLIRLIEYLKENNKDDKDNVVIVLQNMLEVVTRDIITEDLIHSLVESSHGGSYPVDEDEGMKPLSAQSQFFGKLNFPVTEETEAWMEKIRRLHLLLTVKESAMDVPSNLEARRRMSFFSNSLFMDMPTAPKVRNMLSFCALTPYYVEDVLFSIKSLEKPNEDGVSILFYLQKIYPDEWTNFLERVERKNEEELKESLEMEDQLRLWASYRGQTLTKTVRGMMYYRQALELQAFLDMAKDDELMKGYKAAESNTEEDLRNERSLLAQCQAVADMKFTYVVSCQQYGIHKRSRDPRAQDILRLMTTYPSLRVAYVDEVEETNKGQTKNKLKKVYYSVLVKAVPKSLDSAEPVQNLDEVIYRIKLPGPAILGEGKPENQNHALIFTRGEGLQTIDMNQDNYMEEAFKMRNLLEEFLPRKNFQNDWNKDSEKRGFKNPTILGFREHIFTGSVSSLAWFMSNQETSFVTIGQRLLASPLKVRFHYGHPDVFDRLFHLTRGGISKASTIINLSEDIFAGFNSTLRGGNITHHEYIQVGKGRDVGLNQISQFEAKIANGNGEQTMSRDIYRLGHRFDFFRMLSCYFTTIGFYFSNLITVLIVYVFLYGRLYLVLSGLEEAMSKEPAIRDNKPLQVALASQSFVQIGYLMALPMVMEIGLEHGFSKAFTDFVLMQLQLAPIFFTFSLGTKTHYFGRTLLHGGAEYRGTGRGFVVFHAKFAENYRLYSRSHFVKGIELMVLLLVYHIFGRAYEGVLAYLLITISIWFMVGSWLFAPFLFNPSGFEWQKIVEDWSDWKKWMLNRGGIGVSQEKSWESWWEKEQNHLKFSGARGIIVEILLSLRFFIYQYGLVYHLTFAKHSKSFLVYGLSWIVILVILFVVKAVSVGRRKFSANFQLVFRMINGVIFIISVAALITLVVLVDMQFRDIVVCILALMPSGWGLLLIAQALKPLVVKAGIWASVQTLARGYEMFMGLLLFTPVAFLAWFPFVSEFQTRMLFNQAFSRGLQISRILGGPEDKSSRNKE